The DNA segment AATTGCCCAAAAGGGCAACAAAGGTGATAAAAAGTATAACTGCTGTTGCCAACAAACCCACACCAACTATCTTGCTGATGAACTTTAGAAAGCCCATTGCAATATCGCTCATTATACCAACGCCCTTGTTCACAGCCTGACCCACTTTACCTCCTTTACCCGTGCGGTAATCGTCAAAATTTTTTTTTACGCGTTCATATTCCTCTTTTACGGCCTTCTCAATATTGTCAACGTTCACTTTTTCTCCCTTCATCCGCAAACGGTCTGATTGTGTTTTGGCTTCGGGGATAATCACCCAAAGTATTACATAGAATAATAAACCGGTACCCACTACAAAAAACAAGAACAAAAAGCCCAAACGAACCCAAAGCGGGTCTACACCAAAATAGTGCCCTGCTCCCGAACACACACCGCCTAAAATGCTGTTTTCTGTATCTCTGAAGAAACGCTTGGCGGCAAAATCATCAGCAAATGTGTATTCACTGCTTTTGTTTTCCTTTTTTTCATCTTCGCCGGCTTCGGCGGTTTCTTCCGTTTCAAAATCGGCAGGATTGCCCATTATGCCTACAATCTCTTCCACATCGGTCATAGTAATTGCCGATTTTGTCTTTAGCCTTTCCTGCATCATTTCGGCCAGCCTGCTTTCAATGTCGTCTATAATTTCAAGGCGACTTTCATCCTTGGCAAAATGTCGGTTCAGTTGCTCAAGGTATTGTTTCAGGCGGTCGTAGGCTTCCTCTTCCACCTGAAAAATAAACCCTTTCAGGTTAATGCTTATTATCTTGTTCATTGTAGTTGGTAGTGTTTTTTATAAGTGAAATGTTTTCATAGTTTGTTACAGCGTTTGTCCTGTAGCTGTGCCCACGGCATCGTTCAAATCTTTCCAGGTGGTGTTCAACTCTGCCAAAAAAGATTTTCCCGCATCCGTTATTGAGTAATACTTGCGCGGCGGCCCTTGCTGACTTTCTACCCAGCGATAGTTTAGCAGTCCTGCATTTTTTAGCCTCGTCAACAGGGGGTATAATGTCCCTTCTACCACCAGCAGACTTGCCTCTTTTAGTTTGGCCAGTATGTCTGATGCGTATATCTCCTCACGGGCTATAATGGCAAGAATGCAGTATTCAAGCACTCCTTTGCGCATTTGCGATTGTATATTATCTAAATTCACAATACAAAGGTAAAGTAAAATTATAATACTATGCAATACATAGTACCATTTAAAAGATAGTATTCTATAAAATGTAACTTTTTGAGGATGAATGATTTTTTGAATACTTCTTTCGATAGGGGCAACAATACTGAGCTTGTCGAAGTATTGTTGCCTTGCGAAGGAGGGACAGAGGGGTTGACCTAAGCCGGTTATATTATACCTTTGGTGTGAGGAAAACACAATATGGGTATTAGTGATGCTTTAATACGATACTGGTTCACTTTCGATTTTTCAGACTATGAGATGACCGAAATACCGGCAGGCACATTATAAGGTTGTGGTATAACAGCTTTTGACAAAGAAGATGCCCTAATACTGCTGAACAGTTTAGTTTTTAACGGGAAAGAAATGCCTATAAAAACTATTGTGGAAAATGTGGATATCACATCATTAGATCAAGGACACGTTATACCAAACATGAACCCGCCAATTTATAGAGGCGTTTGGTTTCCTTTAGGATTCTAGCCTCGCCAGACATCCCCCAACCACTTTTCAAGGCTATCCACATCCTGCCTAAAAAAAGATTGGTATTATTTGTTGACACACACAACCTTTGCACTATAATGCCATCGGGCAGAAATAATCAACCGTGAAAAAACAAGAGTTAGTTTCCCAAATAAGAGCCAAAAAAAGCTACCTGTGCGTAGGACTTGATACGGATTTAAAGAAAATCCCAGCCCACTTGCACAGCCATGCTAACCCCGTGCTTGAGTTCAACCGCCAAATTATTGAAGCTACTGCCCCCTATACCGTAGCGTATAAAATCAATACCGCTTTTTACGAGTGGATGGGCCCAAAAGGCTGGGAAATAATGGAAGAAACCCTGAAACTGATTCCCCAAGGAATTTTTACCATTGCCGATGCTAAACGCGGCGATATTGGCAATACCAGTGCCATGTATGCCCGCACTTTTTTCGACACGATGAATTTCGACTCGGTAACGGTGGCTCCTTATATGGGGCACGACAGCGTGAAACCGTTTTTAGAGTTTACCGATAAATGGACAATTTTATTAGGGCTAACCTCTAACGAGGGGAGCAATGATTTTCAGCATTTACAGTCGGCAGAGAAGCCCCTGTACCAACACGTAATGGAAACCGCCCAAACATGGGGCACTCCTGATAACCTGATGTTTGTGGTGGGTGCTACCCGCACTGCCCAATTACAGCACGTACGCCAAATTGTACCCGACAACTTTTTACTGGTACCCGGTGTAGGCGCACAAGGCGGTAGTTTGGCCGATGTTTCACAATACGGCATAAACGGCGATGTTGGGCTATTGGTTAACTCTTCACGGGCAGTGATTTATGCATCAAATGGGGAAGATTTTGCTGAAAAAGCCCGCGAAGAAGCCCAAAAAGTGCAAAACGAGATGGCTGCTTGGTTATAATAGGTTGTTACATATTAAATTAAGCAATATTTAATGTCTCACATCTCTTGGTTTGGGAGTGTTTGACAATACAGTAGTGTTCTTTTTTTATTAAGAAATTGTTTAGCCACAATCCCAATTTGTTTCAATTGATTCATAGCCACACGATTTGCAAACAAAAAAATATATGTTTCCCAAATCACCTATCATTATTTTGTGAGCAGACCAATTTAAATCGCTTGGAGGGTATTTCACACCGTCCTCTACATCTTCGCTTGAAAGCTGGAAAAAGAAATCCTTCGTTTTGCCGCAATTACACACAGGGTATTGGGGATATTGCTGCCAACTGGGATATCCGCCTGACTTAGTTCCAATAACGGGATGATATTTTTCGGTTGCCTCGTAACCGTATTTTTTTTCGATGTCATTAATTTCCTTAGCCCAGCAATCTGCGTGGTCGGGAACATCGTCTGTTACAAAAAGTTTAAAATAACATTCCGTAGCTTCTTCTTCGGTATCTGTTGCTTGCAGTGGTTTCTTTGCGAGTATCCTGTTACTCCCTCCTTTATAATTGAAATAATAAACAATCGTTTTTAAATCACTTTTTTCTGAATAGGCATCCGGACATTTAAAGTTTTGACACCGAAAAACTTGAAATAAGTTCTTATTTTCAGGGAAGTAATGCTCAGGTAAATCATCTTTGTATAGCTGCAATACAAAATTTAAGGGGGCACCGCAGGAGGGGCAACAAGGATAGCTATCAAACCCTGTCATATTCGCCTCTCCGCCAAACTTACTTTCAGTAAATGATAAAGTTGTTTTTGATTTATGAGGACGCAGCAACGTGGTTTTACGCTGATACATTTTTACTAAAGCACTCATTTCATCGTCTCTTTCAAAACTTCCCACCACTCCTTTACTATGTTTTCCCCCAAATAATTTTTTAAAAAGATTCATCATTGGCAATTTAAGCTTTCTACAATATGTAATCTCTCAACTGTTGTTTGCAACAGGCAAGAGGTATGGAAATAACATTTGTTGTTTTTATTCAAGGCTGTTTTTCAGGTAGTTATATTTATTTTGGTTTATTTATTAACGTCTATAAGTGAGGAATGAACATTGTATTGTATATTTGCGTATTAATTACACAAAATGAAAACAACAGGAGTAATTGTCGCCCGTTTTCAAACGCCCTACCTGCACCAAGGGCATCGAACGTTGATTGACGACATCCGTTCGTCGCACAACAAAATAGTATCAGTTGTGGGTATCACCGCTATTAAAGGCAGCAAACGCAACCCGTTTGACTTTTATACCCGCGAAAAAATGCTTCGTCAGTACTTGCCCGATATGGTAGTGCTTCCCCTATCCGACCACCCCTCTGACGAGGTGTGGAGCAAAAACCTTGATAATTTATTACTCTCTGCCTTTCCGCACGAGCATTTTGTGCTGTATGGCAGTCGTGATAGTTTTATCCCCTACTACACTGGCAAATTAGAAGTAAAAGAGTTGCCACCCGCAGGCCAATACTCTTCAACCACCATCCGCCAGGATGAGGCCGACAAAGTGTTAGGCTCGGTTGATTTTAGGCTGGGGGTAAATTATGCCCTGCAAAACACTTTTCCTAAAACGTATACCACGGTAGATATTGCAGTACTTTCAGGCGATAACCGCCAAGTATTACTGGGCCGCAAACACGGAACTGCCCAATGGCGCTTCCCGGGCGGGTTTACCGACCCTACCGACGATTCGTACGAGGCTTCTGCCCGTCGCGAGTTAATAGAGGAATGCGGCAGCATAGAAACCGGAGCAATGACCTACGTAGGCTCTGCAAAAATTGACGATTGGCGCTACCGTAGCGAAGAGGATAAGATTATCACGCTGTTGTACAAAACCCACCACGTTTACGGCCAGCCCCAAGCAGCGGATGATATTGAAGCCGTGCAGTGGTTTGCCATAGAAGACTTAAAAACAATGATTGAGCGCAAGGAAATAACTGCTGAACATACGGTTTTGGTAACTATGCTCTTGCAAAATTTGGCGGTTTGACACCTCCCCCAACCCCTCCTTTTCAACCCACAAACCCCACAAGGAGGGGAGTTTACCCAACGATTAAAAAGTTAAGAAACCAACCATAATGACAACACAAGAAAATTTGGTGCTGTTGGCCGATGCCTACAAATACTCGCACCACAAACTATATTATCCCGGTACAAGCAAAGTATATTCTTATTTTGAAAGCAGGGGCGGATTGTTTCCCCAAACGGTGTTTTTCGGTCTGCAATATTTCATCAAACAATACCTTGAAGGGGAAGTAATTACTACCGAAAAAATCGACGCTGCCGAAAAGGTGTTACAAGGTGTTTTTGGTCGCGCTGATGTGTTTGACCGCAGCAAGTTTGATTACATCGTGCAAAAACACAACGGCCACTTGCCCGTGCATATAAAAGCCGTGCCCGAAGGCAGTAACGTGCCTGTAAGCAATGTGATGATGACAATTGAAAACACCGATCCTGAATGCTTTTGGCTGCCCAACTTTTTAGAAACATTATTGGTGCAGGTATGGTACCCCAGCACGGTAGCCACGTTATCGCACCAAATACGCAAGGTGGTGGAGCAATACTACACCGAAACGGCAGACGATGCCGCAAAGGCAGGGATTGATTTTGTGTTGAATGATTTCGGCTTTCGAGGGGTGAGTTCGGTAGAAAGTGCCGGATTGGGCGGAGCAGCCCACCTGCTAAACTTTATGGGCAGTGATACCCTGATGGGTAGTGTGTTTGCACAGCGGTATTACAACACCCAAAAAGTGTACGGTATGTCCATCCCTGCTACGGAACATTCCATTTGCACGTTGTTGGGTGAAGAAGGTGAATTAGACATCTTTAAACACGTTTTAACAACCTTTCCTACAGGGATAGTAGCTTGTGTGTCTGATTCGTTTGATATTTTCAGGGCGTGTGCCGAGTATTGGGGTACGGAGTTGAAAGAGATGGTACTTGCCCGCGAAGGTACGCTGGTAATCCGTCCCGATAGCGGCGACCCTGTGGCTACCCTTACCCGTGTGTTTGCTATTTTGATGGATAAATTCGGGTACACCATAAACAGCAAGGGCTACAAAGTATTGCCCCAACAAGTAAGGGTGATACAAGGCGACGGTATTAATTACGACTCGATAAAAGAAATATATGCCGCCTTGAAACAACACGGCATAGGTGCTGAAAACCTTGTGTTGGGCATGGGCGGTGCGCTGTTGCAAAAACTTGACCGCGATACCCAAAAGTTTGCCTTTAAATGCTCGTATGCCGAGGTGGGAGACAAGGCGGTGGATGTGCAAAAACGGCCAATGGAGTTGGACGCTAACGGCAACATTACCCTGTCGTTTAAAAAATCAAAAGCAGGCAGGTTAAAACTGGTGCTTACCGATGACGGCTATAAAACCGTAAGGGAAGAAGAATTACCCCACTTGCAAGACCAATTACATACTGTTTTTGAAGATGGTAAATTGTTGGTGAATGACTCTTTTGAAAATATCCGTGAGCGGGTAAAGGAGTAATTTACCTTCTTGCCTTTAAAGGGTTTTGGTTGAGCATTTCGGCAAGTAAACCATATAAATAGGGTGCATTTTGCTTAAAGGTTTCAGGGGTTTCAAAAAAATACTCAACCGATACGGCAAAAAACTCAAGGTAATTGGTAAACGCATATTCACGCAGGGCATCGTGGGCTTGGAGTTCCTGCCTGTAATCTTGGTTATTGTAAAGGCTATACCAACGGTTAAGTCGGCTTACCATACACACCTCACCGTGTACCCCGTCTTGTTGGGCTTGTAAAAAGTATGCGTGTGCAAACTCATGCAGGCCTAAGTTGTAGTTGTCATTTTCGTCATCAATACCTTCGATAAAGTTATTCCACGACAATACAATAGCCCCGCCCGGGTTTACCTCTCCTTTGTGGTGTTTGCCTGTTATCTTAGAGGTATACTCCTGCGGATACACAAATATTTTTTCAAAACCTGACAAAAGATAATCGCTCATGCCAAAGCTAAGCGTTACTGCCTGTGAGGCTATTAATAATTCAATGTCTTCGGTAATGGCAAATCCCCCGCGTCCGATAAAGTGTTTCTTGCTGATAAATTTCCGCACCCTGCACCCGAATTTTCGTTGCTGATAATGGCTTAGATTCCTATAAAAAGAAGAATGTCGGAATATTATTGATGCCTTTTCTTCGGGGAGCGGAAACAAGTTAAACTCAAAAAAAGCACTTATAGAAACCCCTGTAATATCGTATATGTAATAATTCAAATATTTGAAATAGGTATCAAACAAAATACTAATAAATAGCAGCACGATAGCAATACCGGCTGCGCCCAAAAAAAGAACAGCAATTATGCGTAGGATGTATTCAGTAATTAAATCTGACATGATAATAAGTCGTTCTTCTAAACGCTGGCATAAAACTTGAGCCCGAAAGTAAAATTTTTTGCGTCTTTTTCGCACCCCTTTCATCAATACCTAACAGAAGTATGGAAACTAAAAACGAATTGATAGCACAATGGCCGTTGCACAAACAACGGATTGAGGGCTATGTGTTCTCGTTGGTGAAGGATAACGATGAAACCAACGACATTGTGCAGGAGGTGTTTGTGAAGGCGTTTACAAAAATTGAGAGTTTGAAAAACCCCGATAAGCTGTTGCAATGGCTTTTTAGCATAGCCCGCAACGAAACCAACCGGTATTTCAATTCAAAAAACAAGTTTCAGCCGGCCACCGAAGAGACGGAAGAGGCAATCGAACCCGTGCTACCTGCTAACGGACTTGAAGATTGTATAGGGAGGTTTATTAATGCGCTACCTGAAAAGTATAGCGCAGCGATCCGGTTAGCGGAGCTTGAAGACTTATCTCAGCTTGAACTGGCAAAAAAGCTGAACATCTCATACTCAGGAGCTAAATCTCGAGTGCAGCGCGGCAAAACCAAGCTAAAAGAATTGCTGACACAATGCTGCCAAATAGACCACGATAAGTACGGAAATATTTTGGAATGCACACCCAAATCGAGCAGGTATCACGCTCAATACTGCGTGTAAGCTTCCGTGCGTTCCCCCGTAAACGGGGGAACCTGTTACACCAAATAGTGCAGCACGGAGGGGTAAAACTCAATCAATACAACCCGCGGCAATGCATCTTTCAATACACTCGCCTTCTTCACAACACACATCATCACAGTAAATGTCACAGCAATCCTCGATGCAGCAATTTTCATAACAGCAGGAAATATCACACTCTTCGCTGTTACTGCAATTTACACTGTATGCTTCAGCTGTTTTGCCACAGGTAATTTTTACGTTACAGTAATCCGTTTGTGCGGGTTCTGGGCAAAATTTTTGGAGCATTACCGGCGCACTTGCATTGGATGCAAAGACCTGCATTTCCATGTTTTTAGGAGCATTTTCCTTTACCACGTTTTGTGCCTCCGCAATTACAAAGCCGGTAAACAAAAACAGGGCGGCCATAAGAAGCCTTTTGAATCTGTTGTTTTTCATACGTACTAATGATTTTAGTGGTTAATAAATATGTTTAATACCCAATAGATAAACGTAGCAATGAAAAGACGCAGGGGGAATAAAAAAGGGTTGCCCTCTTTTGAGGCAACCCTTTTGAAAATGTTATTTTAATGGGGCGTTAGCAGCAACCCGAAGTTCCGCAGCCAATTACGGTAATTGTACCGCAACAAGTGTTATCGTCGCAGCAGTCGTCGTTTTTCAAAATCACATCGTTGTTTTTCATACCTGAAAATTATTTAAGGGGTTATAAAATTTGTTTAACACCCAATAGATAACAAGGGCACGAAAAAGACGCAAAACCGAAAAACTACCCAATATTTACCGTAGGGGCACCGCTGTCAATCCAGCCGCCATGGGTTGTAGGGTCGCCGGCGCGCGCAGCGGGACGACCATTAATCATCACCGTTCCTGAGCCGCCTGCAATATTGTTTTCATGGCCTCGGCAAAACAACTTATCGCCCGCACGGGCAGCAGGTTTGCCGCTAATAAAAACATTGGGTGAACACGGCGCTAAAATAGTACCACCCCTATGCGGATAATCACCTTTTGAGGTTTTCTCAGTCATAGGGCAAACGTGCAAATCTTCTTCTCGTGCAGCAGGACGCATACTGGTTTTAATTAAGATTTATAATATTTCCTTCTAACCTAAGTTCCCCTTCGGCTTTGATGATCTGCTTGCCTTTAGAAACCTGTTTAATATACTCTGCATTGGTGTTTATACCGTCGCCCGATGTTATTTCAATACCTCCCACTCCCATTTTTATCTTATTTCCTGCTGTATCTTTCAATACAATGCTATTTGTAGTATCATCAAGTATAATACTATTGCCCTTGGGGGTTTGTAAAACAACTTTACTAGTGTCGTCGCTAGGTATTTCAGCGTCAATAAATACTTCAGTGGTCCAAATTGCATCCGCCACAATATGGCGTACACGGCTCACTTTACTTTTTTCAAACACTTCCCCAACCCCGCTAAAATCAATCTCATAATCGCACCAAACGTCAGTATTGCCCTGTAGTTTTATGCTTCCGGTAGTTTTTGTGCCGTTATAGCTTAAGTTAATACCCAACACATTCACCCCTAATTCTGGCTTAAACTCCATACTTGTAGCTTTCATTAGCTCTTTGTTCCTATCCGTCACACATTTATAAGTGTAATAAAAGCCAAGCGATTCGCTGCTATTTAATTCCACTTCAGTTACCCTGCCCGAAAACAATCCGTTCAGGTTGCCGTCATACCCAACTTCAATATATACAAGGCTACCTAAACCACACTGTGCGGGTGGCATAAAGCTTGTTTCGCCACTAACGGCAACTGAAAATTGAGCGACAAAGTTCTCTCTGTCTAATTGTACAATACCGATAGATATTACTTGGTCAGCAGGGTCGAGCGGGAAAACTCTAAAAGAGACAATTTCGTTTTGCATTCGTTAGGATTTAGTCAATGCAAGGTATAAAATATGCGTGCATCGTCAAGCGGTTTGAAGTACATTTACATTAATGTCAGAAAGATATACTACTACGCTTGAAAGCTGGGACAAGTTAGCCGACGCTTACCAAGAAAAGTTTATGTACTTGGATTTGTATAACGGCACGTACGACAGGTTTTGTAACTTGGTAGAACTGCCTGCCGCCCGGATTTTTGAAATAGGTTGCGGCCCGGGAAATATTACAAAATACTTACTTGAAAAAAGACCCGAGTACACCATTGATGCTATTGACGCTTCGCCGGCTATGGCAGCATTGGCCAAGCAAAACAATCCGCCGGCAAATGTGAGTGTGATGGATTGCAGGGATATTGGCAGCATTAGCCAAAAGTACCAAGGTGTTGTGTGCGGTTTTTGCCTGCCGTATTTGGAGAAAACCGATTGCGAACGCTTGTTTAAAAACTGTGTAAGTTTGTTACTGCCCGATGGGGTTTTGTATGTGAGTGCTATTGAAGGGGATTATGCTGCTTCGGGGTGGGGGACAGATAGCAAAGGAGAGCATAAAATGTATGTTTACTATTATGACGAAACCTATTTGACTGGTTTGTTGAAACAAAACGGTTTTGCAATAACAGCCGTTGAGCGGATACCTTACACAATGGCAAACGGAAACAGCTCCGTGCATTTGGTAATTATGGGTAGACGAAAATAAGCTACGAGTGATTACAGAGTAACGAAACTATACCCTTGTTGTGAGAAGTGCTGTAAAAAGCGGGGCAGCAATTCTTTCATGTTTTTTTCCGCCTTCACACTATCGTGAAAAAGCACGATGGAACCGTCAGTAGTATGTTCAAGCATATAAGCCAAGCTTTCTTCAACATTCAAAGTGGCCTCAAAATCACGCGAAAGTATCGACCAATATATAATCCGGTACTTTTTGCGTACCGCCCTAAACTGGCGCAACCCTATTTTTCCGTAAGGCGGTCTGAAAAGATTGCTGTTTGTGTACTCATCACACTGTTCAATATTGCTTAAGTAGGTAGAGTTATCGGTAGCCCAGCCGTTCAAGTGGTTGTGGGTATGGTTACCTATGCGGTGGCCGCGCTGCAACAAGTTATCAAACGTTTCAGGAAATTTGCGCACGTTATCGCCCACACAGAAAAAAGTGGCCTTGGCATTGTGTTTTTCAAGTTCATCCATCACCCATTCAGTAATCTCGGGATGAGGGCCGTCATCAAACGTAAGGTAAATACTTTTACCCTCCTGCGGCATCCTCCAGGTAATAGCAGGCATAAGCCATGGCATCAGTTGTGGGGTATTATACCGAAACATTTGTCTTATTTATCGAGAAAAACCTGTCGGCCTTAACTTTACACAATAATATTGTTTTGTTTTTTAATCAGTACCATGAAAAACAAACTGTATTTAATAGTTGCGCTGCTATTATGCGCATCATTGCAAGCCGGAGCCCAAACCAACTGGACACTGGAAGATTGCATAAACCACGCGCTTAAAAACAACATAAGCGTACAGCAAAGCCAAGCTCAACTGAGTACGGCTACCAATAACTTGTTGCAAAGTAAATTATCGTTGTTGCCAAGCATTAATGCCAACGCATCAAACAACTATAACTTCGGTCGTTCTATCGACCCTTTTACAAACACATTTGCCGTGCAACAAATACGCAGTAACAACTTTAGCATTAGCGGTAATGTTACTTTGTTTAGCGGGTTGCAAAACCAAAATACCATTAAGCAAAGCGATGCAACACTAAAGGCTGCCAAGCAGGATTTAGAAGCTACCCGAAACACTGTAGCCCTGAATATTGCCGCTGCTTTTTTGCAAGTGGTGCTGAACGAAGAAATTGTGGAGGTGAGCCGCGTGCAAATGCAAACTACCCAACAGCAATTAGATAGAGCACAGAAATTAGTGGATGCCGGAAGACAGCCGATAAATACTGTACTTGACATAAAAGCCCAATTAAGCAGCGAGAATCTTACACTGGTAAATGCACAAAACCAGTTGGAGCTATCGTACCTTAATTTGTGGCAGTTGATGATGTACCAACCTGCACCCGGCGATAAAGTTGTGAAGCCTACCATTACCCAAGATTTTGAAAATCTGCCTGTATTCAGCCCGCAAACCATTTATGAAAATTTTTCGCAAACGGCGCCTGAAATAAGAGCGGCACAATACCGTGTAAATAGCTCTTTGTATGCACACAAAGTGGCACTGGGTGGTCGCAGCCCCCGTATTTCGCTTAGCGGCTCTATCAGCTCGGTATATTCAGAATCGTTTAAAAGCTACGGCGGTTATACCACCATTGGTACCCGCGAGCTGTACACCGACCTTAACGGTACTCCGGTTATTGCCCCTTATGCAATTCCTACCACTGCTTCGGTAACGCCTTTTGGCCAGCAGTTAAGTGATAACTTAGGTAAGTTTGTTGGGATAAGTATGAGCATCCCGATATTTAGCGGATGGCAAGTGAACAACGCTATCGACAATGCAAAAAACAGCATACAGATTGCCGATCTGAATAAAAAGCAGGCCGAAAATACGGTGTACAGGGATGTAACTACTGCCGTTACGCAATACGAGGCTGCAAAGGCTAAATATACCTCATCAAAAGAAAACATTGAAGCACAGCAAAAGAGCTTTGAGTTTGCCAATGCACGCAACGAAGCAGGTTTGATGAACTTTGCCGAGTTTGCATTGATAAAAAATAACCTTGCTCGTGCTGAAACCAACATGGTACAGGCAAAATACGAATTGTTATTCCGCATGAAAACCATTGAGTTTTATAACACCGGAAAAATCACCAACCAATAACCTACACACTTAGCAATACATGAAAAAGAAATTTAAAATGGCATGGTACTACTGGGTACTGATTTTTGTAGTAGCCATAGGTATTATGATGGTTGTATTCGGCAATAAAGAAAGCCACCAAAAGGTTTCTGCTGAAGCAGCCGAAAAGAGGGACATTACTGAAATTGTAAGCTCTAACGGTAAAATACAGCCTGAAGTTGAGGTTAAAATTGCCCCCGAGGTATCGGGTGAAATTGTTGACTTGTTTGTGAACGAAGGGGATAGTGTTAAGAAAGGTCAATTGTTGGTTCGTATTAACCCCGACCTTTTGCAAAGCGATGAATCGCGTAGCCGTGCAAACCTAAACAATGCCCGCGCAAACTACGAAAACGCGAAGGCCCGTTTGGCACAGCAAGAGGCAAGGCTGAAATCGGAAATTGAACCTTCTTATAAGCGTAACAAAAAACTGCACGATGATAAGGTGATTTCTGACGCTGAGTTTGAAATAAGCCAAAGCACCTACCAAGCTGCCGTGCGCGAAATTGAAGCTGCAAAAGCAAGTGTAGAGGCGGCTAAGTACAATATTGATGCTTCGGAAGCATTGTTGAGCCAAAGCAGCAAGAACCTGTTACGTACTGAGATTTTTGCTACTATGGACGGTGTTATTTCTAAGCTGAATGTGAAAAAAGGTGAACGCGTGGTTGGAACGGCAACAATGGCAGGAACAGAGTTGTTGCGTATTGCTGATTTGACACAAATGGAGATGAAAGTAGATGTGAGTGAGAACGACATTATCCGCGTATCATTGGGAGACACGGCTATTGTGGAGGTGGATGCTTACCCCGGCAAGAAGTTTAAAGGCATTGTAAAAGAAGTGGCTAACTCGGCTACTTCATCTACCAGTGTTACCAGCACCGACCAAGTAACCAACTTTGAGGTGAAGGTTCGCATTTTGCGTGAATCGTATGCCGACCTTATGAAAGGATTGAGCAATAAACTATCGCCATTCCGCCCCGGTATGTCAGGCACAGCAGATATTCAAACCGATATTCAACATAAAGTATTGAGCATTCCTATTGAGTCAGTTACTACCCGTTCTAAAGACAAAAAGAACAACGGTGATAAAGATAAAGCTGACGATGAAAATAAGGGCGAAGAACCACCACCGGGTGAAGAAGACAACGCCGAAAGCAATTCTGACGCGAAAGCTAAAAAAGACGAAGATGCTAAGGACGACAAAAAAGAAGTAGTATTTAAAATTGAGAACGGTAAAGTGGTAATGGTAGAGGTGAAAACCGGTATACAAGACAGTAAATACATACAAATTTTAGAAGGCGTGAAACCCGGTGATAAGATTATTACCGGCCCTTACAGCGCTGTATCTAAAACGTTGAAAGACGGTGATATTGTAGAAGTGGTGGACAAAAACCAA comes from the Bacteroidota bacterium genome and includes:
- a CDS encoding type VI secretion protein; amino-acid sequence: MRPAAREEDLHVCPMTEKTSKGDYPHRGGTILAPCSPNVFISGKPAARAGDKLFCRGHENNIAGGSGTVMINGRPAARAGDPTTHGGWIDSGAPTVNIG
- a CDS encoding methyltransferase domain-containing protein, translating into MSERYTTTLESWDKLADAYQEKFMYLDLYNGTYDRFCNLVELPAARIFEIGCGPGNITKYLLEKRPEYTIDAIDASPAMAALAKQNNPPANVSVMDCRDIGSISQKYQGVVCGFCLPYLEKTDCERLFKNCVSLLLPDGVLYVSAIEGDYAASGWGTDSKGEHKMYVYYYDETYLTGLLKQNGFAITAVERIPYTMANGNSSVHLVIMGRRK
- a CDS encoding polysaccharide deacetylase family protein, with product MFRYNTPQLMPWLMPAITWRMPQEGKSIYLTFDDGPHPEITEWVMDELEKHNAKATFFCVGDNVRKFPETFDNLLQRGHRIGNHTHNHLNGWATDNSTYLSNIEQCDEYTNSNLFRPPYGKIGLRQFRAVRKKYRIIYWSILSRDFEATLNVEESLAYMLEHTTDGSIVLFHDSVKAEKNMKELLPRFLQHFSQQGYSFVTL
- a CDS encoding TolC family protein, with the translated sequence MKNKLYLIVALLLCASLQAGAQTNWTLEDCINHALKNNISVQQSQAQLSTATNNLLQSKLSLLPSINANASNNYNFGRSIDPFTNTFAVQQIRSNNFSISGNVTLFSGLQNQNTIKQSDATLKAAKQDLEATRNTVALNIAAAFLQVVLNEEIVEVSRVQMQTTQQQLDRAQKLVDAGRQPINTVLDIKAQLSSENLTLVNAQNQLELSYLNLWQLMMYQPAPGDKVVKPTITQDFENLPVFSPQTIYENFSQTAPEIRAAQYRVNSSLYAHKVALGGRSPRISLSGSISSVYSESFKSYGGYTTIGTRELYTDLNGTPVIAPYAIPTTASVTPFGQQLSDNLGKFVGISMSIPIFSGWQVNNAIDNAKNSIQIADLNKKQAENTVYRDVTTAVTQYEAAKAKYTSSKENIEAQQKSFEFANARNEAGLMNFAEFALIKNNLARAETNMVQAKYELLFRMKTIEFYNTGKITNQ
- a CDS encoding efflux RND transporter periplasmic adaptor subunit — protein: MKKKFKMAWYYWVLIFVVAIGIMMVVFGNKESHQKVSAEAAEKRDITEIVSSNGKIQPEVEVKIAPEVSGEIVDLFVNEGDSVKKGQLLVRINPDLLQSDESRSRANLNNARANYENAKARLAQQEARLKSEIEPSYKRNKKLHDDKVISDAEFEISQSTYQAAVREIEAAKASVEAAKYNIDASEALLSQSSKNLLRTEIFATMDGVISKLNVKKGERVVGTATMAGTELLRIADLTQMEMKVDVSENDIIRVSLGDTAIVEVDAYPGKKFKGIVKEVANSATSSTSVTSTDQVTNFEVKVRILRESYADLMKGLSNKLSPFRPGMSGTADIQTDIQHKVLSIPIESVTTRSKDKKNNGDKDKADDENKGEEPPPGEEDNAESNSDAKAKKDEDAKDDKKEVVFKIENGKVVMVEVKTGIQDSKYIQILEGVKPGDKIITGPYSAVSKTLKDGDIVEVVDKNQLFNRKKAD